One genomic window of Entelurus aequoreus isolate RoL-2023_Sb linkage group LG07, RoL_Eaeq_v1.1, whole genome shotgun sequence includes the following:
- the LOC133654029 gene encoding interphotoreceptor matrix proteoglycan 2-like isoform X1: MAGKCSQLWIWTIGTLLMCVCVNMDTGEQTKNSSEDLQLLFRHHGSLARRKRNLLFPSGVKLCSQETLDQAVSNHLNYFHLRVCQETVWEAFKIFWDQLPERDQYQDWVSRCIDGSISITDIGGFFSQSEEHISLIRSRVGMATPLSSAPISSGLPLCSSENSAEANTGGLLTSAQPGEEISPPVFEEELTEIPVDLPSDPAVTALPDKPRGCGSNATGQSDGTTTVVKLISKPTPQDMTVLQEDSSAGVTSFNEEGSPESFDQPDVVTEELESAGSLTHIGKEDDFSHTLVLTTKEETSHNIETGEIPIVEATVMSDHSGVTTHPVDEAIPSHVVKDHIEVTDTAEEAVQSLEVETTTLKNAKEDAPNKGESVEDSPKSIKETALKQDETPLDDTGKLGETTAGAAIVPAGAEVVIETEEAQLSPDIELVEEIDPSEIATQEVKYVDPVSDNKLEPHRTHLDLPFVDKTPKASMVETTEERGDAVQVTVESTSEGSETEVPIEENMKEAHPESYDDTTDFIVDGSDVLLAGTESEEPKVMLDLNDESEVGNPSEETSSSPLGDNTSKTKLFSLEDGVTEQLVPMVSPEDHVTPLEESAQTTPTGLLPDKVQLIYTDVTARYRIHTEAPVHETRYIVEYNNGNYPVPTESALKADDNLLDFPFQEQQNVLGNEIDNTFLRPLKDQIVELSITLKEETYNNALRDPSSFQYQQLVRHFTRKIGDVFEKVPGFKNAFVIDFRPQKDLERGLVVHVHYAITLEVDSGGISKETFDFITLQNNLVEKNYSVAAEQPTVVYTITDFRNYITEALRKDNFLTNSSLGTLSNPLLTENADNWLPPRNPTSRPPDTFDNMDNVLAAERPPDATSPGMESSDVLLKKDDFLFDSFDSWKGTNIGAVSENDVVMVDESTTFPTSVPEGISHQLPSTQNTVGNNDKEGFLINYSPGSGNEPFQEDRDSTSVETPLNTQRGQKFTLDDGSGSGFSGEEQEMVPQSWEMAANFYSESHLEILPPPDLEEMDEEDGIQDERDALVQLLTSERDDVMGFNFTPATPLPTLSTLEEYKPSRSMEDLILDQVLVTPHISTDPRFSTTHAPVFSPKGTLTVELSVQTVETSGMYEEFHLTQAHHNFLAVTRTPHSQTWTHEHPVIVTRQHDDTTQEPVFEEVQPVTVKEPHFDAITRQWPDGEFLPEEPNLSLPEIHHDEVEVIEEQLELSEPTKPIPGTLEDDLVVDEILAVTTAASVPVTTLSSLSSDPNPIALSPEKDSPFTRVSDSAPEDEDSLQPEHPNYDHSLSSTMSSKVSETKSHSSDKDSSTSLEVLKTQEIPHSTKASKIQPIKDNMSDVPGIDVSLDMFQYGGMVTEGDSSGYSSEVQGSELDAMALPTRPVQALTVFFRLRVTNMAFSMDLFNKSSPEYKALEQRFLQLLVPHLQSNLNNFQNLEILNFRNGSIVVNSRMRFDKPVSRGVANVVFLILEDFANTAYQTMNLAIDKYSLDVESGDKADPCKFQACNAFSQCMVNQWSGEAECVCDAGYLSVDGLPCQSICDVQEDFCLNDGKCDVIAGKGAICRCRVGENWWYRGEHCEEYVSEPLVVGIAIASVAGFLMVAAGIIFFLARTLREQYDSEDMEDPLRRGDSMATLERATKFNPMFESDPVTTQYYRRYDDERPRYSSPTTSSNDLGSDEVRHIYQNTALTKEEIQERLRVIELCSRDQHFADFVRQTQVFLERRGSSTT, translated from the exons TGCTCCAATCAGCTCAGGCCTACCTTTGTGCAG TTCTGAAAATTCAGCAGAGGCCAATACTGGAGGACTTCTGACCAGCGCTCAGCCAG GTGAAGAGATCTCCCCCCCTGTCTTTGAGGAAGAATTAACAGAGATTCCTGTGGATTTACCCTCTGACCCGGCAGTCACTGCTTTGCCAGACAAGCCGAGAGGCTGTGGCTCTAATGCCACAGGTCAGTCTGACGGCACCACAACAGTGGTAAAGTTAATCTCTAAGCCGACTCCCCAGGACATGACTGTCCTACAAGAGGACAGTTCTGCCGGGGTCACCTCCTTTAATGAGGAAGGTTCCCCCGAGAGCTTTGATCAGCCAGATGTCGTGACTGAAGAACTTGAAAGTGCTGGATCTCTTACCCATATTGGAAAAGAAGATGATTTCTCCCATACTTTAGTACTCACTACTAAAGAAGAAACTAGCCACAACATAGAGACGGGTGAAATTCCCATTGTAGAGGCAACTGTGATGTCTGATCATAGTGGAGTGACCACTCACCCTGTAGATGAAGCTATTCCCTCACATGTTGTAAAGGACCACATAGAGGTGACTGATACGGCGGAAGAAGCAGTTCAGTCACTTGAAGTGGAAACAACAACACTAAAGAATGCAAAAGAAGATGCCCCAAACAAAGGAGAATCAGTGGAAGACTCACCCAAATCCATCAAGGAGACAGCTCTGAAGCAAGATGAAACTCCTCTTGATGATACAGGAAAACTGGGGGAAACCACAGCTGGAGCAGCCATTGTACCAGCAGGGGCAGAGGTTGTCATAGAAACAGAAGAAGCACAACTGTCACCTGATATAGAGCTTGTAGAGGAAATTGACCCATCGGAAATAGCAACACAAGAGGTCAAATATGTAGACCCTGTTAGTGACAATAAACTAGAACCACACAGAACCCACCTTGACTTGCCATTTGTCGACAAGACACCTAAAGCTTCTATGGTTGAAACTACAGAAGAGAGAGGTGACGCAGTACAGGTTACAGTAGAGTCCACATCAGAAGGTTCTGAAACTGAAGTTCCAATAGAAGAAAACATGAAAGAAGCACATCCAGAGTCGTATGATGACACTACAGATTTTATTGTAGATGGATCGGATGTATTACTGGCAGGGACTGAATCTGAGGAACCTAAAGTAATGTTGGACCTTAATGATGAATCTGAGGTGGGTAATCCATCAGAAGAAACCAGTTCTTCACCTTTAGGTGATAATACAAGCAAAACGAAACTATTTTCTCTGGAAGATGGGGTTACCGAACAACTTGTCCCAATGGTATCACCTGAGGATCATGTCACCCCACTTGAAGAAAGCGCCCAGACAACTCCAACAGGACTTCTCCCTGACAAAGTCCAGCTCATCTATACAGATGTTACAGCAAGATACAGAATACATACAGAGGCGCCTGTCCATGAAACAAGGTACATTGTCGAGTACAATAATGGCAACTACCCAGTTCCCACTGAGAGCGCCCTGAAGGCTGATGACAACTTGTTAGATTTCCCCTTTCAGGAGCAGCAGAACGTG CTGGGTAATGAAATCGACAACACCTTCCTGAGGCCACTTAAGGATCAAATTGTGGAGCTGAGCATTACACTGAAAGAAGAAACCTACAACAATGCTCTCAGAGACCCGAGTAGCTTCCAATACCAGCAGCTTGTCCGACACTTTACCCGCAAG ATTGGTGATGTGTTTGAGAAAGTGCCAGGCTTCAAAAATGCCTTTGTGATTGATTTCAG GCCTCAGAAGGACCTGGAGCG gGGTCTGGTTGTTCATGTCCACTATGCCATCACTTTGGAGGTGGACAGTGGTGGCATCTCGAAGGAGACATTTGATTTCATCACGCTGCAGAACAACCTGGTGGAGAAGAATTACTCTGTCGCTGCCGAGCAGCCAACTGTTGTATATACCATCACCGACTTCCGCAACTACATTACAGAAGCACTGCGCAAAGATAACTTCCTGACCAACAGCAGCCTGGGGACACTCTCTAACCCGCTTTTGACAGAGAACG CTGACAATTGGTTGCCTCCAAGGAATCCTACTAGTCGACCACCTGATACCTTTGATAACATG GATAATGTCCTTGCTGCAGAGAGGCCACCGGATGCAACAAGTCCGGGGATGGAAAGCAGTGATGTTTTATTGAAGAAAGATGACTTCCTTTTCGACTCGTTTGACTCATGGAAAGGCACAAACATTGGAGCTGTGAGCGAAAATGACGTTGTCATGGTTGATGAGAGTACTACTTTCCCAACGTCGGTTCCTGAGGGGATATCACATCAACTGCCAAGCACACAAAACA CTGTTGGGAATAATGACAAGGAGGGCTTTCTCATAAATTACTCTCCTGGTTCTGGAAACGAACCCTTCCAAGAGGACCGTGACTCGACCAGTGTTGAAACTCCACTCAATACTCAAAGAGGCCAGAAGTTCACATTAGATGATGGCTCTGGCTCTGGCTTCTCAGGAGAAGAACAAGAAATGGTTCCCCAGTCTTGGGAAATGGCAGCAAACTTTTATAGTGAAAGCCATCTTGAGATTCTGCCGCCACCAGATCTGGAGGAGATGGATGAGGAGGATGGAATCCAGGATGAACGGGATGCTCTTGTTCAGTTACTAACCAGTGAAAGGGATGATGTTATGGGTTTCAACTTCACCCCTGCTACACCTTTACCAACACTTTCCACATTAGAAGAATATAAGCCAAGTAGAAGCATGGAGGATCTAATCTTGGATCAGGTTTTAGTCACACCACACATTAGCACAGACCCTCGGTTCTCTACCACTCATGCACCTGTATTTTCACCCAAGGGCACCTTAACCGTTGAGTTGTCTGTGCAAACAGTGGAAACGTCCGGCATGTACGAGGAGTTTCATTTGACTCAGGCACATCACAATTTCTTGGCAGTCACAAGAACTCCTCACTCGCAGACGTGGACTCATGAGCACCCAGTCATTGTAACTCGACAACATGACGACACTACACAAGAGCCAGTATTTGAAGAAGTACAACCAGTCACAGTCAAAGAACCACACTTTGATGCTATCACACGACAATGGCCTGATGGAGAGTTTCTACCTGAAGAACCAAATTTGTCACTTCCAGAAATCCACCATGATGAGGTTGAGGTGATAGAGGAGCAACTCGAACTTTCCGAACCAACAAAACCAATACCTGGGACCCTTGAAGATGACTTGGTTGTGGATGAAATATTAGCAGTTACAACTGCTGCCTCTGTGCCTGTCACCACTTTGTCTTCCCTTAGTTCAGACCCCAACCCCATTGCCCTTTCTCCTGAGAAAGACTCGCCCTTTACACGAGTGTCAGACTCTGCGCCTGAAGATGAGGACTCGCTTCAGCCAGAACACCCAAATTATGACCATAGTCTATCAAGCACAATGTCTTCAAAAGTCAGTGAAACAAAAAGTCATTCATCAGACAAAGATTCCAGCACGAGCTTGGAGGTCTTAAAAACACAGGAAATTCCCCATAGTACAAAAGCAAGCAAAATTCAGCCAATCAAAGATAACATGTCTGATGTGCCAGGTATTGATGTCAGCCTTGACATGTTCCAGTATGGAGGCATGGTGACAGAAGGTGACAGCAGTGGTTATTCTAGTGAGGTGCAGGGCTCAGAATTGGACGCAATGGCATTGCCAACTAGGCCAGTTCAAGCCTTGACTGTGTTCTTTAGACTCCGAGTGACAAACATGGCATTCTCCATGGACCTCTTTAACAAGAGTTCCCCTGAATACAAGGCACTCGAGCAACGATTTCTACAACTG CTCGTTCCGCACTTGCAGTCCAACCTGAACAACTTTCAGAACCTGGAGATCCTCAACTTCAGAAATGGCAGTATTGTGGTCAACAGCCGTATGAGGTTTGACAAACCGGTTTCCCGAGGGGTTGCCAACGTTGTCTTCCTCATTCTGGAGGACTTCGCTAACACGGCCTATCAGACCATGAACCTCGCCATTGACAAGTATTCACTGGATGTCGAATCAG GCGACAAAGCCGACCCCTGTAAGTTCCAGGCATGTAACGCCTTCTCACAGTGTATGGTCAATCAATGGTCTGGCGAGGCAGAATGTGTGTGTGATGCTGGATACCTGAGCGTGGATGGGCTACCATGTCAAAGCATCTGTGACGTGCAAGAAGACTTCTGCCTCAACGATGGAAAATGTGATGTCATCGCTGGCAAAGGCGCCATTTGCAG ATGTCGTGTAGGTGAGAACTGGTGGTACCGTGGTGAGCACTGTGAGGAGTACGTCTCAGAGCCACTGGTAGTCGGCATCGCCATCGCTTCGGTCGCGGGTTTTCTAATGGTGGCGGCCGGAATCATCTTCTTCCTGGCCAGGACTCTTCGGGAGCAATATGACAGTGAGGACATGGAGGATCCGCTGAG ACGAGGTGACAGCATGGCAACGCTGGAACGCGCAACCAAATTCAACCCCATGTTTGAGAGCGACCCTGTCACCACCCAGTATTACCGACGCTACGACGATGAGCGGCCCCGGTACAGCAGCCCCACAACTTCCTCTAATGATCTTGGAAGTGATGAGGTCCGACACATCTACCAGAACACGGCACTCACCAAAGAA GAAATCCAGGAGCGTCTCAGGGTCATCGAGCTGTGCAGCAGAGATCAACATTTTGCTGACTTTGTGCGACAGACGCAAGT TTTCCTGGAGCGACGAGGAAGCTCCACCACATAA
- the LOC133654029 gene encoding interphotoreceptor matrix proteoglycan 2-like isoform X2 gives MAGKCSQLWIWTIGTLLMCVCVNMDTGEQTKNSSEDLQLLFRHHGSLARRKRNLLFPSGVKLCSQETLDQAVSNHLNYFHLRVCQETVWEAFKIFWDQLPERDQYQDWVSRCIDGSISITDIGGFFSQSEEHISLIRSRVGMATPLSSAPISSGLPLCSSENSAEANTGGLLTSAQPGEEISPPVFEEELTEIPVDLPSDPAVTALPDKPRGCGSNATGQSDGTTTVVKLISKPTPQDMTVLQEDSSAGVTSFNEEGSPESFDQPDVVTEELESAGSLTHIGKEDDFSHTLVLTTKEETSHNIETGEIPIVEATVMSDHSGVTTHPVDEAIPSHVVKDHIEVTDTAEEAVQSLEVETTTLKNAKEDAPNKGESVEDSPKSIKETALKQDETPLDDTGKLGETTAGAAIVPAGAEVVIETEEAQLSPDIELVEEIDPSEIATQEVKYVDPVSDNKLEPHRTHLDLPFVDKTPKASMVETTEERGDAVQVTVESTSEGSETEVPIEENMKEAHPESYDDTTDFIVDGSDVLLAGTESEEPKVMLDLNDESEVGNPSEETSSSPLGDNTSKTKLFSLEDGVTEQLVPMVSPEDHVTPLEESAQTTPTGLLPDKVQLIYTDVTARYRIHTEAPVHETRYIVEYNNGNYPVPTESALKADDNLLDFPFQEQQNLGNEIDNTFLRPLKDQIVELSITLKEETYNNALRDPSSFQYQQLVRHFTRKIGDVFEKVPGFKNAFVIDFRPQKDLERGLVVHVHYAITLEVDSGGISKETFDFITLQNNLVEKNYSVAAEQPTVVYTITDFRNYITEALRKDNFLTNSSLGTLSNPLLTENADNWLPPRNPTSRPPDTFDNMDNVLAAERPPDATSPGMESSDVLLKKDDFLFDSFDSWKGTNIGAVSENDVVMVDESTTFPTSVPEGISHQLPSTQNTVGNNDKEGFLINYSPGSGNEPFQEDRDSTSVETPLNTQRGQKFTLDDGSGSGFSGEEQEMVPQSWEMAANFYSESHLEILPPPDLEEMDEEDGIQDERDALVQLLTSERDDVMGFNFTPATPLPTLSTLEEYKPSRSMEDLILDQVLVTPHISTDPRFSTTHAPVFSPKGTLTVELSVQTVETSGMYEEFHLTQAHHNFLAVTRTPHSQTWTHEHPVIVTRQHDDTTQEPVFEEVQPVTVKEPHFDAITRQWPDGEFLPEEPNLSLPEIHHDEVEVIEEQLELSEPTKPIPGTLEDDLVVDEILAVTTAASVPVTTLSSLSSDPNPIALSPEKDSPFTRVSDSAPEDEDSLQPEHPNYDHSLSSTMSSKVSETKSHSSDKDSSTSLEVLKTQEIPHSTKASKIQPIKDNMSDVPGIDVSLDMFQYGGMVTEGDSSGYSSEVQGSELDAMALPTRPVQALTVFFRLRVTNMAFSMDLFNKSSPEYKALEQRFLQLLVPHLQSNLNNFQNLEILNFRNGSIVVNSRMRFDKPVSRGVANVVFLILEDFANTAYQTMNLAIDKYSLDVESGDKADPCKFQACNAFSQCMVNQWSGEAECVCDAGYLSVDGLPCQSICDVQEDFCLNDGKCDVIAGKGAICRCRVGENWWYRGEHCEEYVSEPLVVGIAIASVAGFLMVAAGIIFFLARTLREQYDSEDMEDPLRRGDSMATLERATKFNPMFESDPVTTQYYRRYDDERPRYSSPTTSSNDLGSDEVRHIYQNTALTKEEIQERLRVIELCSRDQHFADFVRQTQVFLERRGSSTT, from the exons TGCTCCAATCAGCTCAGGCCTACCTTTGTGCAG TTCTGAAAATTCAGCAGAGGCCAATACTGGAGGACTTCTGACCAGCGCTCAGCCAG GTGAAGAGATCTCCCCCCCTGTCTTTGAGGAAGAATTAACAGAGATTCCTGTGGATTTACCCTCTGACCCGGCAGTCACTGCTTTGCCAGACAAGCCGAGAGGCTGTGGCTCTAATGCCACAGGTCAGTCTGACGGCACCACAACAGTGGTAAAGTTAATCTCTAAGCCGACTCCCCAGGACATGACTGTCCTACAAGAGGACAGTTCTGCCGGGGTCACCTCCTTTAATGAGGAAGGTTCCCCCGAGAGCTTTGATCAGCCAGATGTCGTGACTGAAGAACTTGAAAGTGCTGGATCTCTTACCCATATTGGAAAAGAAGATGATTTCTCCCATACTTTAGTACTCACTACTAAAGAAGAAACTAGCCACAACATAGAGACGGGTGAAATTCCCATTGTAGAGGCAACTGTGATGTCTGATCATAGTGGAGTGACCACTCACCCTGTAGATGAAGCTATTCCCTCACATGTTGTAAAGGACCACATAGAGGTGACTGATACGGCGGAAGAAGCAGTTCAGTCACTTGAAGTGGAAACAACAACACTAAAGAATGCAAAAGAAGATGCCCCAAACAAAGGAGAATCAGTGGAAGACTCACCCAAATCCATCAAGGAGACAGCTCTGAAGCAAGATGAAACTCCTCTTGATGATACAGGAAAACTGGGGGAAACCACAGCTGGAGCAGCCATTGTACCAGCAGGGGCAGAGGTTGTCATAGAAACAGAAGAAGCACAACTGTCACCTGATATAGAGCTTGTAGAGGAAATTGACCCATCGGAAATAGCAACACAAGAGGTCAAATATGTAGACCCTGTTAGTGACAATAAACTAGAACCACACAGAACCCACCTTGACTTGCCATTTGTCGACAAGACACCTAAAGCTTCTATGGTTGAAACTACAGAAGAGAGAGGTGACGCAGTACAGGTTACAGTAGAGTCCACATCAGAAGGTTCTGAAACTGAAGTTCCAATAGAAGAAAACATGAAAGAAGCACATCCAGAGTCGTATGATGACACTACAGATTTTATTGTAGATGGATCGGATGTATTACTGGCAGGGACTGAATCTGAGGAACCTAAAGTAATGTTGGACCTTAATGATGAATCTGAGGTGGGTAATCCATCAGAAGAAACCAGTTCTTCACCTTTAGGTGATAATACAAGCAAAACGAAACTATTTTCTCTGGAAGATGGGGTTACCGAACAACTTGTCCCAATGGTATCACCTGAGGATCATGTCACCCCACTTGAAGAAAGCGCCCAGACAACTCCAACAGGACTTCTCCCTGACAAAGTCCAGCTCATCTATACAGATGTTACAGCAAGATACAGAATACATACAGAGGCGCCTGTCCATGAAACAAGGTACATTGTCGAGTACAATAATGGCAACTACCCAGTTCCCACTGAGAGCGCCCTGAAGGCTGATGACAACTTGTTAGATTTCCCCTTTCAGGAGCAGCAGAAC CTGGGTAATGAAATCGACAACACCTTCCTGAGGCCACTTAAGGATCAAATTGTGGAGCTGAGCATTACACTGAAAGAAGAAACCTACAACAATGCTCTCAGAGACCCGAGTAGCTTCCAATACCAGCAGCTTGTCCGACACTTTACCCGCAAG ATTGGTGATGTGTTTGAGAAAGTGCCAGGCTTCAAAAATGCCTTTGTGATTGATTTCAG GCCTCAGAAGGACCTGGAGCG gGGTCTGGTTGTTCATGTCCACTATGCCATCACTTTGGAGGTGGACAGTGGTGGCATCTCGAAGGAGACATTTGATTTCATCACGCTGCAGAACAACCTGGTGGAGAAGAATTACTCTGTCGCTGCCGAGCAGCCAACTGTTGTATATACCATCACCGACTTCCGCAACTACATTACAGAAGCACTGCGCAAAGATAACTTCCTGACCAACAGCAGCCTGGGGACACTCTCTAACCCGCTTTTGACAGAGAACG CTGACAATTGGTTGCCTCCAAGGAATCCTACTAGTCGACCACCTGATACCTTTGATAACATG GATAATGTCCTTGCTGCAGAGAGGCCACCGGATGCAACAAGTCCGGGGATGGAAAGCAGTGATGTTTTATTGAAGAAAGATGACTTCCTTTTCGACTCGTTTGACTCATGGAAAGGCACAAACATTGGAGCTGTGAGCGAAAATGACGTTGTCATGGTTGATGAGAGTACTACTTTCCCAACGTCGGTTCCTGAGGGGATATCACATCAACTGCCAAGCACACAAAACA CTGTTGGGAATAATGACAAGGAGGGCTTTCTCATAAATTACTCTCCTGGTTCTGGAAACGAACCCTTCCAAGAGGACCGTGACTCGACCAGTGTTGAAACTCCACTCAATACTCAAAGAGGCCAGAAGTTCACATTAGATGATGGCTCTGGCTCTGGCTTCTCAGGAGAAGAACAAGAAATGGTTCCCCAGTCTTGGGAAATGGCAGCAAACTTTTATAGTGAAAGCCATCTTGAGATTCTGCCGCCACCAGATCTGGAGGAGATGGATGAGGAGGATGGAATCCAGGATGAACGGGATGCTCTTGTTCAGTTACTAACCAGTGAAAGGGATGATGTTATGGGTTTCAACTTCACCCCTGCTACACCTTTACCAACACTTTCCACATTAGAAGAATATAAGCCAAGTAGAAGCATGGAGGATCTAATCTTGGATCAGGTTTTAGTCACACCACACATTAGCACAGACCCTCGGTTCTCTACCACTCATGCACCTGTATTTTCACCCAAGGGCACCTTAACCGTTGAGTTGTCTGTGCAAACAGTGGAAACGTCCGGCATGTACGAGGAGTTTCATTTGACTCAGGCACATCACAATTTCTTGGCAGTCACAAGAACTCCTCACTCGCAGACGTGGACTCATGAGCACCCAGTCATTGTAACTCGACAACATGACGACACTACACAAGAGCCAGTATTTGAAGAAGTACAACCAGTCACAGTCAAAGAACCACACTTTGATGCTATCACACGACAATGGCCTGATGGAGAGTTTCTACCTGAAGAACCAAATTTGTCACTTCCAGAAATCCACCATGATGAGGTTGAGGTGATAGAGGAGCAACTCGAACTTTCCGAACCAACAAAACCAATACCTGGGACCCTTGAAGATGACTTGGTTGTGGATGAAATATTAGCAGTTACAACTGCTGCCTCTGTGCCTGTCACCACTTTGTCTTCCCTTAGTTCAGACCCCAACCCCATTGCCCTTTCTCCTGAGAAAGACTCGCCCTTTACACGAGTGTCAGACTCTGCGCCTGAAGATGAGGACTCGCTTCAGCCAGAACACCCAAATTATGACCATAGTCTATCAAGCACAATGTCTTCAAAAGTCAGTGAAACAAAAAGTCATTCATCAGACAAAGATTCCAGCACGAGCTTGGAGGTCTTAAAAACACAGGAAATTCCCCATAGTACAAAAGCAAGCAAAATTCAGCCAATCAAAGATAACATGTCTGATGTGCCAGGTATTGATGTCAGCCTTGACATGTTCCAGTATGGAGGCATGGTGACAGAAGGTGACAGCAGTGGTTATTCTAGTGAGGTGCAGGGCTCAGAATTGGACGCAATGGCATTGCCAACTAGGCCAGTTCAAGCCTTGACTGTGTTCTTTAGACTCCGAGTGACAAACATGGCATTCTCCATGGACCTCTTTAACAAGAGTTCCCCTGAATACAAGGCACTCGAGCAACGATTTCTACAACTG CTCGTTCCGCACTTGCAGTCCAACCTGAACAACTTTCAGAACCTGGAGATCCTCAACTTCAGAAATGGCAGTATTGTGGTCAACAGCCGTATGAGGTTTGACAAACCGGTTTCCCGAGGGGTTGCCAACGTTGTCTTCCTCATTCTGGAGGACTTCGCTAACACGGCCTATCAGACCATGAACCTCGCCATTGACAAGTATTCACTGGATGTCGAATCAG GCGACAAAGCCGACCCCTGTAAGTTCCAGGCATGTAACGCCTTCTCACAGTGTATGGTCAATCAATGGTCTGGCGAGGCAGAATGTGTGTGTGATGCTGGATACCTGAGCGTGGATGGGCTACCATGTCAAAGCATCTGTGACGTGCAAGAAGACTTCTGCCTCAACGATGGAAAATGTGATGTCATCGCTGGCAAAGGCGCCATTTGCAG ATGTCGTGTAGGTGAGAACTGGTGGTACCGTGGTGAGCACTGTGAGGAGTACGTCTCAGAGCCACTGGTAGTCGGCATCGCCATCGCTTCGGTCGCGGGTTTTCTAATGGTGGCGGCCGGAATCATCTTCTTCCTGGCCAGGACTCTTCGGGAGCAATATGACAGTGAGGACATGGAGGATCCGCTGAG ACGAGGTGACAGCATGGCAACGCTGGAACGCGCAACCAAATTCAACCCCATGTTTGAGAGCGACCCTGTCACCACCCAGTATTACCGACGCTACGACGATGAGCGGCCCCGGTACAGCAGCCCCACAACTTCCTCTAATGATCTTGGAAGTGATGAGGTCCGACACATCTACCAGAACACGGCACTCACCAAAGAA GAAATCCAGGAGCGTCTCAGGGTCATCGAGCTGTGCAGCAGAGATCAACATTTTGCTGACTTTGTGCGACAGACGCAAGT TTTCCTGGAGCGACGAGGAAGCTCCACCACATAA